Part of the Candidatus Limnocylindrales bacterium genome, ATCCTCCGGGTTGTAAGACTCTAAAAAATTCCTCGGCAGGGGATTGTAAGTCATGCAGGTGCTCCAGGACACTCATACAGACAATGGCATCCATACTCTCTGTTGCATAGGGTAGCATGCTGGCATTGGACTGGACGAGAGAAGCCGGAACAGACTCAATCCGTAACATCTGTAAGGTCTTATTCAGGTTAGGGTGAAGGTCGCAGGCAAAGAGACTCTCTGCGTGTCTGGCCAATTCCGGAAGGAAGATACCGGACCCACAACCTACCTCCAATAAGCGTCTTACACGCCCTCCCAGAAGTCGTAAGGCATCAGCAAACCGGGCTTTGTAAAAAGACCGGGCTATGGGAATATAATAGAGCTTAAGGGGATCCGCCGCGCTTGTTTCCTTGATGTTCTTTCTATCCGGTAATAGGATTTCCATCCGCAATACTTTTTCTACCTGACAGTGATATCATCCTGGGAATAACTATAGGCAATATTGTTGAAGCGGATGAAAATGTCAATAAGAAATTTTATTTGAACGGGAGTTTTGTAGGTAAAACGGAAAGGAGATTCAAGCGGGTACTCGTGACCATGGCTCTTCAGAAGAACTACTTTCTCCTTCCTTGAAAGGGAAGGGGGCCTGGAATCGGACTTTTTGGAATCTAATCTGCTTTTACCATTTCACTTTTAAAGGAACGCTGGATGTATTCTTGCAGAATCTTGTCTAACCTGGATTCCTGACGACCAGAAACTAAGTTAAACAGAGTCCGAACCAACCGCCAGGGTCGTAAAGTATATTGGGTTCCATAAAATACCAAAAAACCTGCAATCCGTAAAAAGTTTAGCTCCCGGGAGGAGATCTTATCCGTCCATGATACTGCCCGAGCCATATCCGTGTAAGCCGTCAGGGAGAGAAAAAATTCATCGGAAAGGGTATGGATTTTACCCTGTTCATACAATTCCATAAATAACTCTGAGCCAGGATAAGGAGAAAATATCGCAATAAGGATATCATGCACACCGATTAAAGCCATCATAAACAAAAACCTAAGGGTCTGCCATACCTGCCACCGCGTCTCATCAGGAAATCCAAAAATAATGTTGGCCTTCACATTTAAACCACTCCGGACCGCCCCTCGCATCGAAGTCAA contains:
- a CDS encoding class I SAM-dependent methyltransferase; translated protein: MEILLPDRKNIKETSAADPLKLYYIPIARSFYKARFADALRLLGGRVRRLLEVGCGSGIFLPELARHAESLFACDLHPNLNKTLQMLRIESVPASLVQSNASMLPYATESMDAIVCMSVLEHLHDLQSPAEEFFRVLQPGGFAIIGVPVTNLMTEVILRLSYLSFDARLEDEHVSTHRDVIRTFSQKFLMEQVLTIPRFLPETFRMYCTIRFRKPGKK